One window from the genome of Microcoleus sp. AS-A8 encodes:
- a CDS encoding IS630 family transposase yields the protein WAVLKTWMKQRLKEFQTVRECVDAAFKNCPNVCA from the coding sequence GTGGGCTGTTTTAAAGACATGGATGAAACAGAGATTAAAAGAATTTCAAACTGTCAGAGAATGCGTGGATGCTGCCTTTAAAAATTGTCCTAACGTATGCGCGTAG